In Channa argus isolate prfri chromosome 15, Channa argus male v1.0, whole genome shotgun sequence, the DNA window CATGAAATTAAAGGGGACCTGCTTCCGGAGGTTTGCCTCAAGGTGACACAGAACAGAAACGGAAGCTCAAAACAGGAGTGAAAAGCCTGAAATGTCAAAGCTAATAGTCGGATCAACCTGTGATTGACATTAAAACGTTGGCAAAAATCTATCTTATTCGTTTTTCTTAAAGTGCAATCCAGTgactgctttttttaatgttaaaaactgAAGAACTTAAGAGTCAGtactgaaaaaaacacaaaactcatCAGGGTCTTAACAACACTTGGACTAATTTGTAACACCTGAGTCATACATTTCTCATTGCCTTTTACCCCCTGGCTTTTAGCAGATTTACCCACTTTAACACTTTGTGGTATAATACCACTAAGTTTCAGGCTCTGCTGCTGTGACCTTTGTGGCATTTAGAGCTGCGGTTGAATCCCACAATTCCCAACctgatatatatattattatgcaGGTTTTTGTGCTCTGTGTAGGAGAGGGTgtcaatttaaagaaattttaaaaatctcttctgaaaatataatgaaatataaagGTTTTATAGATGGTGCTCTCTCCTTTGTTCTTCCATTGAGGACCTCCACCTGTTTCTGATGATGTGAGCCAGAGCCTGTCCCTTTCAAGAGGCTGATCCTGCTTGATCTCTTTGATGTAACCTGACCTAACAGGTCCAACTAGCAGGATTTGATGATCACGGATGAACCCTTGacaacagcatgtgcaaatcaaaagtaaaaggCACAGGGAGATAGACAACGGGGATGTGTGAGCACAACTGGCAGGCTTCGTATATGGAGAGCGCTCACAGTGCTATGATGTGTCTAAACGCCAGGCAGGCAACGGTCACATGATCAACGCTGCCAGCCCAGACTTAAGCAGTAAAACCTGTGGATCTGTGAGGGCACATGCAACTGATCGGAGATGAAAGACAGGCTTTGACTTTCACAGGAGGCCTGGAGTTGGGGTTCGGGCTATGGGGGCACTTCTGAGAGACTGCCATCAGAAAAGCTGGGTCATTTTCAAATGACCTAAATCTAGGATTAACGGACTCGGACTTGCGTGGTTACATCTGTGTCTATGCAATACAGACAGCGGGAAGCgaagaaaaagggagagagagaattaCTAGTGAAAGCTAGAAAGGCTTAGCACTCAGAGTTCAATCAAAACACAGTAAAGAACAAACCACTGTGCACAACCAGTAGCAAAGCCAAGCCAGTCTCCAGCTTCATACCGTTTTAACACAGTATCCTTCATGTTCCCTTTCCCTTGAAGTTAGACCATATGCAGTTCACACTTCTTATTCACTTGGGTCAGAGGACATTTTGACTCACCGCTGGGGCATCTCTTCATAGTAGTGAGTGTGTCAGAAGCCAGCATCCATCTGCGAGTGATTTACATTTTGGAGGATGACGTGTGATAAAACAGAGAGGTATGGGTCAAAGTGACTAGACTCAGTCTGTGACAGAGCCTCTCCTCCTGGGCCCTACCACATGTTTTAATCTATACAAGCATCTATTTGAAGTTCCCAATGAATACCATCAGTCCTGCTGGCGACTTTATATCCATCTTACCTGGCTCAAAACGATCCAACATCCTTTAGGCAGCTGATAAACCATGGAGCTGTAGCTAGTAAGACGTTCTTTCTGAGACCACATCAGGCAGTTTTACTGCAATGCTGTGGCTTAGTTTCTGTCAATATTATTCACATTATATCTCGTAACATGTTGTCTAGAGTTACAAGCCCCCTCCCCTCCCAGCAAAGTGTCAAATTAATTTCCACTTCCATCATGGTACGCTTGTGGTTTGTCTCTACTGTCACAAGAGGGGAACCTCCTTAACAATACACTGAACAATACACACTCCATTAATGCCATTTGTTTCACCAAGACTAGTGACTCTGGCAGCTGCTTCCATAAAAATCACCTTTTTGGGGGGACTCAGCAGCCTCAGTATGAGCTTATGTTCTGCATATTGATTACTATTGAACACCACATCCCTGCGGCACTTTACAGTGTTACATCCACAGACCTGATACAGCATTAATCAAGAGGCTGGAGTTTATATTAGAGCTACAGTATAGTAGAGATGACATAAAGCTGAGTTAAGTCATTTtaatctgacacaacatcactgGCCTGTTACATGAACAAATAAGCACAAatgcatcaaacacacaaaatttaGAAGTGTGCATAAGTATTAATAAATTGTATATGTCTCACAAATCCTTTCAGTccttaaaaaaatgaagagattGAGCTCAGTCTAAGACTAAAGTCACCAAAATACCACTACAAGTGTTACAAACCATGTTTGGTCTGCACTTCAATGTGAATGTGTTCTTAAAATGACAGGTTGTTCAAGGAAAACCTACCTCAGCCTTTAGGAAGCATTCATTTGTTAAAAGCAGGCTTCCCATCAGGATGTTCTGCTCaacttaaaatatacagtagccTAGGAAAGTTTGGAAGAGACTGAAGTGGGAGGAAGGAggcgagggggggggggggggggggggggggggggtaagaCTGATGGTTGCTTTGATCTTTGGAGGCCCTGTCTggagataaagaaaaagaagtgtCCAAGTCTCTTCTTTTCTTAAACttaacaaaacatgaaacatgagcAAGTCCACTATACAGAAGtaagaatttagttttttgtgagAAGGATGAGGACACTTCTACTACTGTTACTATTTGCATAGTTTCTCTTAAAAACAAGAGAAACTGAACTTTTAGTTATGATAACAACAATAACTTTGCTTGTTAATGAATTTACAATACTTTCCCGGCCAAGCATTGTTCTCTCTTTAcgtgtttttatcattttttgttgttgttgatgttgttttcaCTTGATTTTCAGGCATGTGTGTAACAAGATGCGTATTCTCACTTCGTAAATTTGTGAAGGAATGGGAAATGGGCAATAAAAGCTGCCACATCAAATAAAACATCGCGGATCAAAAGAACCAACGCCGGGACATTTTTCCCCTCTATAAATTAAAAAGGGGTAGTCTGCCACGCTTGATCATGCCCCCGAGTCCTGCCCCGCTCTTGTGATTGGCTGGACGGACACACAAGGGGGGAAAGTTTGAATAAAATACAAGAGCATGGCACAAGTGTTGTCGTTCAAGCTGGTGCGCTTGGTCCAGCAGCGCTTCACTTGTACTGTGTAGATGGGCAAAGCCATTAGAAGTTTGAAATATACCCAGACGATCCAATGAATGATTGTAACTAATCTGAAAGTACTGGTAATTTAGTCaatattaaatgttgatttGAGAAGAGAGGACGACAAGTGTATTTTAAATCGTGTGTAATAGTCGCTCCCTTCTTAGCTCCATCAGTAGAACCTGTTGCCTTGACGATACGCTGAATTTAGAGGAAAGACATCAAACGCTGGGACAGGATGACGGCGATCAGAATGGTTtccacagtgctgctgctggtgctgatgCAGTCTGGAGCTCTTTGCGCACGGAGGTTCCGGGGTGGCCGCAACCCGCAGCCACGACGCCCACCGCCTCCGCCGACATACCGCGCAGAACGCGGTGACACCACGGAAAGCTTCCCTTTGGATTTCACCGCCGTGGAGGAGAACATGGATAACTTCATGACACAAGTCAAGAACCTTGCGCAGTCCCTGTATCCGTGCTCGGCGCAGAAGCTCGACTACGACATGAAGCTGAACTTTTTGGAGAACACGTCAGTCACATGCAACGACGGAAGTGTGGCGGGGTAGGTACAACTGAAAATAACATTGTATCACCGACAGGTCAAAGCAGGGTCAGCTGTGCAGCGGCGCCGTGGGGCGAGCAGGaaattttactttacataaaGTCACTTGAGCAGGACGCACCACGTCCTGTTATCCAAAGTATCTCTCATGTGTCTGGCTATAAGCCAGTTTGGACAGTGCGCAAAACAGATTCGTTCTGCTtaacagacaaacatttaaataataaaataaaataaaataaacaagtaagtaaaaacaaaccaaaataaagaaaaggaaatctcAATATTTCAGGACAAAATCAAATTCAGTCGGGATAAAACAGACAGCTGCTCTGGGTCAGCAAAGCGTGAAATTTGCGGATAGCCACATGTCCTATGCTTCATTTCCTTTGCTTCAAATTAGAATGCAGGATTTGCTCCGCAGAAAGTTTAGATTTAGGTTTTCAGACCCCCGCCCATGTCTATGTCTTTGATCATTTCACCCAGTACACAGACTGTCAAGTGCTGTTTTTACAGCAGTTTCATTACTTTCTAGTTAACAATTTTTCACTACTTCCCTTCTTTGGGTAACTTAAAGATGCAAAACTCCATCAGTGGGTCCTGATGGGTCTGAGTTTGGTAAAGATCTGTGAGATCAACAATAGATCAATTCAGCAGAAATCTATTTCATCAAATGTTCATCTTACATCTCTCTTTTAATCCATAAACAATGTTCAACCATATAAACAataaaccactttcctttctgtgtcAGGAGTCAAATTGTGGGTAAAACATATCTTTATACAAACAACACCGTTAATAAAGCTATGGCAGGTGGGAATGACTTATAGAAGgtgtatttttttcattgtaactATGGCCAAGGACTGTAAATTTTACTTGTCTCAAACTGTCAACATATTATTCAGAACTGAAATTGCTCATTAATATGTGTAGAATTACTATGATTTGCAATTTTATTATTCTGTATGACTCCTTGGTAAATGCTGCCTGTGCCATAACTTTGATGCGTGTGCATGGGAAGCTATGGGACCAGTTCAGTGATGTGCAGGCTGGACTGAAATTGGTTTTGttactgtatgtctctgtgtatgCCAATTTGTATACTGTCTAATCCCTGTTAAACCCTAAAGTGCCTGGTAGAGAGAGCTGTCTGTTCAGTAAAGCTCTCAGCTCCTTAGAGGCGCACAATGAAGACGAGCGCAGGGGACAGTTATTGGCAGATGGCTGTTCATTCACTACGGTAGATGTCAGTTGAGATGCAAATCCTTCATCTGCTAGTGTTATTTCTAGAGAGATATTGTCACAGGTACAGAAGAAAagcatataaagtaaaaaaaatgaaaaaatcatTCATTGGTCAAGAAGGTCAAACTGTGTGTCTCTTCTTCTGTAGTTGCACTTGTTAAGAGTGAGTAGGCTAAAGCAGTGCCTTCCCATCATGGCTTGTTCAGCTTGCCAAACCTGCCTTCACTTTGTTGTTTGAAAGTAGTAAGCAGAGTGCACTGTCCTCAGTCTGCATTATTGACTGTGGTCACATAAAAACAGTATTAACTGCAGCCAAAATGTCTGAGCAAAAGCTCAGACCTTAGGCCAAGTCTGTTTTCTTTATAGTCACTGTAATGTTTTTGGCACTCGCATGAGTTCATTCATTGTTAGAGTCCAGTGGATTCtcaatgaaacaataaaaattgcCTCATAGATACAACTAGAACACTTCACTCCTGTGGCCAAACCTGCTTTACAGACTGTTTTATTACCCTCATTTATTATGATTACGCTAAACTGCCATTGATATTTAATGAAAATCCTGTAGAAATCCTATCAAAATGTCCTACATGGGAGAATCATAATAGCATTGCCCTCCTCTGGGCTGACAACATACAGCACACAACTCATTAATTCCAGCATATATGAACTGGCATACAAATTCACTTCATCTCACCAAAGGTGCATTCAGGGGGAACAGACTTGGGTGGGTCCTACTAATGCAACAGATAGCGTACTCATCTTATCATATGATTAGCCTGAGCAGGAGCCCTGATATTCAACAACCTTGTGTGTGAGGACCCTACTAAAGACTGATgagctcagagagagaaaactaTGATGGTACTTTACCTATTTATGTTACATTAAAGATCAAAAGCAATAgtggaaattatgtttttgatcACTAGATCACTTTCCTAAGTGTGCGCACATACACCTCTTTGTTCTTATCTTTGCACTCACTGAATTTAAATTGGTGCAATTCCACCTTTTTCTGTCACCCTTTAGAGATAGTAATCAATAATTTAACATGTCATCCTTGTGTAGACAAAAAGGTGATgtcatgtgtatttttaaaccaTCACTGATGGTGGAAACAGTGAGGGCTTTGCCTTTTAGCATTTATCTCCCAGTGTTTGTGGCTCTATCTTTTTAAGATACCATCATGCAGGGAGCGTAAACTAATCCTTTAAAAGTATCTAATCAGTTTCAAATATTATTACAGTTTGCACACAAGTCGAGCATTGTTAACATGCTCTGACAGCATGATTTCATATTCCTTGGTCTCTTGTAGGTACTACCTGAAAGAATCCCGAGGCAGCAGACGGTGGTTGATATTCTTAGAAGGTCAGTACTGATGACTAACTAAACTCATTTACTTTTATGCCCAAGCTAAGGTTGTGTAAAAAACATATctagctgtgttttttgtgtgtgtatgtctgtccaGGTGGCTGGTACTGCTTCAACAAAGAGAACTGCGATAGCCGATACGAGACCATGAGGAGACTGATGAGCTCATCCAAGTGGGCGCAAACTAAAAGAGGTCAGGATCACATAGTCTGTATAGTTCAACTCATACACATAAGAACCACTGATACTCCACCTGTCTGTACCAAATTCTGACCTCCTCACATAGTAAAGAAATGTACCCAGATCCAACTGTAACAGGTAATTAAAAGGATCGGATGTATCTGTACTCGTCTGCAGTGTTATTGAGACTGACACCCGCTTATATAGCTGCAGTGCAGGGCTACCTGGCGCCCGCATCTGTACGAGCAGAGACGCCTCCCTCTCTCATTGCAGTGTAATGACTGTAATCCATGGGgtaatgatgatgaagaagcAGAGGATCTGTCTGGGAGTGCCAGGAAGCCTAATGATACATGTTGATCTGTCTCTGCAGGCACGGGGATCCTGTCTCCGCTGCCTGAGGAAAACCCTCACTGGTGGAATGCCAACATGGTGTAagttgatttgtgtttgtgtgcttacTGATGCTAAATGTTTAATCCCACCTGGCACTTTACCATTATGTTGCTTATGCAGTTTCATCCCGTACTGCTCCAGTGATGTGTGGAGTGGTGCTGCAGCCAAAACTGAAACAAGTAAGAAATAactaaagacttaaaaaaaatctaaacatttttctgtcctCACAGGAAATGTTGTTCTACAGTTCTATTCctgctgttttgtgtgtagGTGGCTATGCCTTTATGGGATCGCTGATTATTCAGGAGGTTGTGAAGGACCTGCTGAACAAAGGTCTAGACAACGCTAAGGTGCTACTATTAGCAGGAAGCAGGtatgttcatgtgtgaaaatgtgtttagagATTTGAAATTCACATTGTTAATGTCgctcatatttaattttaggtactaatatgaaaatgtgtggaaaatgtttctCCTTGTAGTGCGGGAGGTACTGGGGTCCTGCTAAATGTTGACCGGGTGGCCGAGCTACTGGAAGGCCTAGGGCACACTGGGATACAAGTGCGAGGTCTTTCTGATTCTGGTTGGTTCCTGGACAACAAGCAGTACCACTGTACTGACTGCGTGGACACTGTCAGCTGTGCTCCCACTGAGACCATTAAGAGAGGCATCAAGTAAGGGAGCCAATCAATCTAATTATAACATGAGAAACATCACCATCTTGTGAACTGCATATTTCAGTAAGGTGATGAAATAATCAGGTTGCCAATTTATACATCATGTCCTCTGTGTACTTTTCACCTGCCTCAACAGGTATTGGGGAGGGGTGGTACCAGAGAGGTGCAGGAAATCCCATGAAGGAGAGGAGTGGAATTGTTTCTTCGGATACAGAGTCTTCCCATCAATAAAAAGTGAGTTTGTGTTGTTATGCAGAACGGGGcctagtaaatggtaaatggccacttataaagcgctttacaatgtggattctcattcacacacacactcacacaccgatggcggtggctgccacacaaggtgctcacctgagccaccgggagcaacttgggattcagtatcttgcccaaggacacttcgacacatagccaggaccggggatcaaaccactaacAATGTGGtgcatggacgactgccttaccatcTGAGCTACAGCTACCCAGGTgaatcagtggtagagcatccagttggaatgcagaaggccacgagttcaaatcccacccaccaggtgtggccctggcTAGCCACCAAGCATCACCTTTGTGCCGGTCCCGatcccggataaaaatgggggggttgcgtcaggaagggcatagactcatgccaaatcaacgtgcggaacacatttAGCTGTGGACACCCCTggagggacaagccaaaagccgttgaccTCTGGGTTTTTATGCAGTACATGCACATATTATACATGCTGATGCTATTGTGCTTCAACAACGTA includes these proteins:
- the notum1a gene encoding palmitoleoyl-protein carboxylesterase notum1a; translation: MTAIRMVSTVLLLVLMQSGALCARRFRGGRNPQPRRPPPPPTYRAERGDTTESFPLDFTAVEENMDNFMTQVKNLAQSLYPCSAQKLDYDMKLNFLENTSVTCNDGSVAGYYLKESRGSRRWLIFLEGGWYCFNKENCDSRYETMRRLMSSSKWAQTKRGTGILSPLPEENPHWWNANMVFIPYCSSDVWSGAAAKTETSGYAFMGSLIIQEVVKDLLNKGLDNAKVLLLAGSSAGGTGVLLNVDRVAELLEGLGHTGIQVRGLSDSGWFLDNKQYHCTDCVDTVSCAPTETIKRGIKYWGGVVPERCRKSHEGEEWNCFFGYRVFPSIKSPVFVVQWLFDEAQLTVDNIQLTGQPVQEGQWRYIQNLGIELRNTLKDVPAMFAPACLSHEVINRNYWIDVQVKGTSLPRALHCWDRSLHDNRNNKAPPKGCPVHLIDSCPWPHCNPTCPTIRDQFTGQEMNVIQFLMHMGFDVQKMAQQQGMDPSKLLGMLSSGS